The Candidatus Methylomirabilota bacterium sequence TAGAGCGAGAGCCCCTGGCCGAAGGCGCCGCGCCGGGAGACGACGTCCCCCTCGACCTCGACGCCCTGCCCGCGCAGGTAGGCGGCCAGCGCGGCCATGTCGTCGCAGCGGATGGAGAGGCAGACGTGATCCATCCGCCCGCTGGCGGGCGGGGCCTCGCCGGGCGGGAGCGGCAGCAGGTCGATCAGGTGGCGGCCGCAGCGGAGCTGGACCAGCTTGATCGGCTCGTTGACGTGGTCCAGCGTGAGGCCGAGCACCTCGACGTAGAAGCGCTGGGAGACGGC is a genomic window containing:
- a CDS encoding VOC family protein — encoded protein: MSESPGRPLECLELDHVVLRVRDQAVSQRFYVEVLGLTLDHVNEPIKLVQLRCGRHLIDLLPLPPGEAPPASGRMDHVCLSIRCDDMAALAAYLRGQGVEVEGDVVSRRGAFGQGLSLYIRDPDGYRIELKPR